From the Kazachstania africana CBS 2517 chromosome 12, complete genome genome, the window TCAAGAGAGTAATTGTTTGACGCCTTGCAGAGCTCTATGCATTGCTTCTGAACATTTAATACCGCCTGATATAAATCCTTCTGGGGTTGTGTAAAGTTACCATTAACAGGCCAAGTACGAGAAATATCCGAACAATATCCACCGATAGCACCTGACGCATCAACAAGAAccatttcatcatcaaacATGACATCATCGTTTCTGGTATAATGAATGCAGAGAGAATTGGACCCAGATGCAACAACAGGAATATATGCTGATTTGGTACAGCCTCCAGAtaagaatttattttctagAAAAGCAGCTAGGGTTCTTTCATTACGAAATTTTCTGGCAAAAGCTTGGTTATAGGCTTTCCCAGATATTTTACCTGCTGCCCTCATTATCTTTAATTCAGCGGGCGATTTTATCTTTCTTAGTTCAccaagaatttttttataattcTTGAGGTTTTTGTTTTGACCAAAAGAGCTTTCATTAAGAATCTTTGCAATTGCCTGAGAGTTCCCAGAATTGTTTCCTTTATCGTTGAAATAAATTGTCTTATTCCTTGCAAAGACATCAGACAGCACAGAATTCAAGGAATGTTTAATATCAAATGCTTCGTCTGCATTAAATATTTCCATAGCCCCCTCTTCTCCTGTCCTATTTCCTTCCCATTGTTCGATAAATTTATCCTTTCCTGGCACTAGCATGGTGAAATTAAAATCTAGATTGTCAGATAGTCGTTCGATAATTAGAACTGAATTGGGCTCATTCCAGCCACTTAAGTAATAAAAATCATTATCTTGTTGAAAGGGATAGAACACAGCGCCAGATGCAAATTGCAATTCGTTGCTTTGAATTACTATACATGAATTATTATCCATCTTTGAAACCAATTTTCTCCTTCGATCATTATACTCAATCGATTGAATTCCTATAGTTAACTCTCCAGGTCGTAGAAGGAACGGTCTAGTTTCATGTATTGACTGGCCAGCAGTTATTGGTGacctttttctttgtacAAATGGCTGTGTAGCATATGTACTCAGGTACCTCCTCCTAATTAATGGAGAGAGTTTTAAAAAAGGATATGTGAATTTATAAGTAGCCTGCATCGGATATAGGAACTAAATGGACTCAGTTCAATAATGTGCAATGGTTTTTTAACAGCAGTTCTTTATTTCTACTCTCTGTCCTTCTTTAAAGTACAGTAGAAGTTTTCACTGATTAGTGATGTTGAAATACGTTTTAGGCGAAAGAGACTGGCTAATTCAGCGGCGAGTCTGCCATTCACAGATTGAACTGAGCATTTCCTACTGTTGTATATTTTGCAAGATTTCAATCAATCACCTCGGATATGACTAAAAACTAGAAAGTCTTTCACCATGATCGATATTGCTCACACGATTAAGTACACGATTCTGCCAAGagttttgatattgatcAATGGCAAATCAGATAGGCCAACGTTGTAGTACCGTGAAGTAAAACTATTAACCTACGAGACACGATTAGCAATATAGCAGAACTCCTTGGAAATTGATGCACCAATGGCATGGAAAGCCTGGCTCTAGCTgagtaaaaaaatttagtgTCCCTTCAAAACGGTAGGTAAGAAGCAATAATTGTTGTTGGCAAGAGTGTCTTTCCACTGTTATATGGACAAACTCGTAAGAAGACAATTCAGCGAAAACCATGAGGAACCACCCTTAATATTATGTAACTAACGACACTTATATACAATTACATTGAGCCTTCACTTGGAACGAAGTTCCTCAGATAATTTAGTCATTTCTCTGTGCATGTTGTATGGTTGAAATATTCGATTTCTGAATGCGATCTGTCCAGACAACGTGAACTTCACCAACAGCAGAGAAACAATGTTCAAGCGTAGTTCGTCTAGACTAGGTTACTCATTGTTGCGCAGTCGTGCACAAGTGTGCGTAAAAGCTTCCTTAGGTAATAGTGGAGTGTTACTGAAGAGGTTTGTATCAACTGAACCAGAGAAGGTCTTCTCTAAAATCacagatgaaaatgatagtCAAAGAGAGGGTATATTCAAGTACTCGTGGGGGTCATGGTTAGTGAATAACGAATTTGAGAGAGAAAAGAGGACAACAAGATTTTCCATCGAAGGCCTGTCTAGTGTAGTAAATGATCTTTATAAAGATGTCATGAATTTTAAGACAGACGCATCTAAGAAGTTGATTTTTAAGCCCAATTCCACAGTGACTCTGGCTGATAATGCTAGTGCTGCTCTTCTAGATAGACTGAATGCCAAAGAAGGGTTAGTACAAATTAAGACAATTGCAAGTATCCATGAGGGCAAACACCATAGAATTTATAAGATATCGACAAGTGTACCATCAGAAAGTTTTATCTTACGTATACCATAcacaaaaattgatcaaactGCGACTGATTACATTCCAAATAGAATCAAATCAGAGGTAGCTACTATGGATTTTATAGCAAATAAGGCCAAAAATTTGACTATTCCAAAAGTCTATAGTTATTCCACTACACCTGAAAATCCTCTAAAGTGGCCTTACATTTTGGAAGAATACATTGAAGGTGATTTACTCATGAAAAAATGGGATCCTTTAGTAGATGATGATCCAAATGGGAAGCCGCCATCTGATAAActcaaaaatattattgacaTTGTTGCTGATTTGCATAAGGAGatcaattcaataaagttTGAAACCAAAGATATTTTGGGAGGTGGatcaatttattttaaagatgatattgatcCGAAGTTGACGACAGGCTCAATTATTGATGACAAATGGGTCATCGGCCCCGTCATGGAGAGAGCCTTTTGGAGAAAGAAGGAGTCAATGAAAGGTATTAAAAGTGAATTCTTGGGCCCCTGGAATAAAATAGGTTCTGAAATGGATTTGGTTAAAAATTTGGGTGCCATTGAACTTGAAAATGCAAAGATTAGACTATTAGAAACAGCAGATTCTGAATTAAAGGAAATGATTAATGGTCAAGTGcaaagttttgaaaatttgattaaGTTGGCACCAAagctcttttcttcttccaacTCGAAGATTCCTAACATTAAGGATTTATTAAGACCCACATTATTCCATCCTGATCTTGATCCAATGAACATTATCGTAAATAAGACCACGGGGAAGCGAGTTCTGTTAGATTTTGAAGGTTCGGTTATTAAACCGTTTATATTACAGAGTTCACCAAGGTTTGTGGAATACAACGGTCccaaaatttataatattaAGAATGATGTAcctgattttgaaaaaatgaatgaaaatgaaaaggcACAGtacttatttatttataaaCGTACACGTAATGAATATCTCTGGGAAAACGCTTTAAATGAAAGGTTACCAACTTTAATCACTTCAATGGCACCGCCTATTAAATTACTGAGAAGCCCTTACATATTTGCTGCTGAAAGAAAGACAGAAGATGGATATTTActtattgatgaaagtCTTATCCAATTGAAACAAGTGTGGTCTGAACTTTTCAAACATAGGTTGGTCCAAAGCAAGGATATTCCTATAACAATGACGGATGAACAGATTAAAAAGCATGTTCAAGAtatgaataaattgaatgataagttgatgaagaatcCATTTGCTGCTACTCAAGGATGGATTCCACAGGATATGTTTGATAATCTCTTGAAAGCTGGCATGCTCGTCAAGGACAAAGATGGTAACTACACCACCAAATTGGTGAAGTAATGTTGTTAGTGGCAACTTAATATAATAGGATCGTCGCTATTGTCCAAGCTATGTAAATAATATCGAAAATCAGTGCCTATGTAGATTTACCTGCAATGTATGGGTTTTCAGATAATTGTGTATCATTTTCCGCTTGAATTTTATAGAGGGAAAAGAATTAGCGAATAACTACCGCAAAGTAGTGGAAGGAGAATTCGGTGGAGATGAATTTCCACTTTGTATAAGAAtgaaatttaaatttggcAAGATTATATCTTCCCCGTTCTGTGTATGATATCTATGCTATCAACAGATTTTTAAAGGACCCTAAAAGTTGAGGACCTTTTCAACTAGTTTAGTTTACTGGCAAATTGAGTTGATAGTTCTTATGTTGCTATCAATCGATTTTACTATGGACTCTCTATAACTGTCTTGATAAATAATTGCACGTGCTTCTTGTCGTCCACcactgaaaattttttcacttttttgTATGACCACTTCTCAAGTTTCTGACTCGTTTTTTCCCAGGCTCAATTGTCTCCTTCTCTCATATGAATGATGACACATAGCACAGTGAAAATTTCTCGCCAACAAATATCTTAAGGCAATTCTCTTTCTAGTCTTGTTgctgttttttttcaactaTATAAGAAGCtgtctttttcttgataataCAAAGATAAACAACTTCATATAagtaaatcattttcacttAGTTTCAAGTAAAAGCATTTACTTTTATACACACTGCTTCATAGATATGGCTGCTTACGAAATAAACAACCTACAAAATGACTTCCAACAAAGCTTGGCTTTGTCAGGCTCACCTGGTGTAGTTTCCACTTCACCAACTCAATCCTTCATGAACACTTTGCCACGTCGTTTAAGTGTCTCAAAGCAAcaaaaagttttgaaacCATTCTCTACTGGTgatatgaaaatattactaTTGGAAAACGTAAATCAAACTGCCATTGAGATCTTCAAGGGACAAGGTTACCAAGTGGAATTTCATAAGGGGTCTTTACCAGAGACAgaattaattgaaaagataaaagaCGTCCACGCAATTGGTATCAGATCAAAAACTAAATTAACTGCTAATGTTCTACAACATGCTAAGAACCTAGTTGTTATCGGTTGTTTCTGTATCGGTACAAATCAAGTCGATTTAGATTTTGCCGCAAAGAAAGGTATTGCAGTCTTCAATTCACCTTTCTCAAATTCTAGATCAGTTGCAGAATTAGTCATTGCTGAAATCATCAGTTTAGCAAGACAGCTTGGTGATAGATCAATCGAATTACATACAGGTACTTGGAATAAAGTTTCTGCTAGATGCTGGGAAGTAAGGGGTAAAACTCTAGGTATCATTGGTTATGGTCATATCGGCTCACAATTATCCGTCCTCGCTGAAGCTATGGGTATGCACGTTATCTACTATGATATCGTCACTATCATGCCGTTAGGTACTGCCAAGCAAGTTCCAACTTTAGATGAATTATTGAGAAAAGCTGATTTCGTCTCTTTACACGTTCCTGAAAGTCCAGAAACGAAAGATATGATCTCTGCTCCACAATTAGCTGCTATGAAAGACGGTGCTTATTTGATCAATGCCTCAAGAGGTACTGTCGTTGACATTCCTTCTTTGGTTGCAGCCATGAAAGTGGGTAAGATCGCGGGTACAGCTTTAGATGTCTTTCCAAACGAACCACGTAAAAATGGTGCTGGCACTTATAACGATGAATTAAACGGTTGGACATCTGAATTAATCTCATTACCAAACGTTATCTTAACCCCACATATTGGTGGTTCCACCGAAGAGGCGCAAACTGCAATTGGTATGGAAGTAGCCACTTCTTTGACCAAATATATCAACGAAGGTAACTCCGTTGGTTCAGTTAACTTCCCAGAAGTCAGCTTAAAGGCTTTAGATTACgatcaagaaaatactGTCAGAGCTCTATACATTCACCAAAACGTTCCTGGTGTCTTGAAAATTGTTAACAACATTTTATCAGACCATAACATTGACAAGCAATTTTCCGATTCATGTGGGGAAATTGCTTATTTGATAGCAGATATTTCTTCAGTTAATCAAAGTGACATCAAGGAAATTTACGAGCAACTTAACCAAACTTCTGCCAAAATTTCTATCAGATTACTTTACTAAATATATCATGAGACTATATATCTATGTACACTAAACCAATAGGGCAATTAATTTACTCGATTGTTaatatattgatttgataaagTATGTATGTACAATTATAAGACAGTACCTATTTAGAAAATCTTCCCAATGCTTCTTCGATAAGATCTTTATGATCTTCGTCAATCTCACCTCTTTCTACCATTTGTTTTCTCAAACGagccttcttttctttctctaatTGTTTTTGAACCCTCAACTTTCTTTCATCTATAACATTTGCAGTTTTCTTACGTAGGAAAGAACGTAGGCCTGAATTTTTACCTTTCACATCAGGTTTAACATCAGGgatatctttattttcctTACTTTGGTCCCGTTTTTCAACGGTAAGTTCTGCAAGATCCTTTGCTGTCAATCTAGTATTGGAAGCGCTCTTGTCGATACTACCAAGGACATTTGGATCTAACGTGATTGTATCAGCTGGCAATTTGTTCAATAGAGATCTAacttcttgttcttgtCTCTGTTTTGCTGTCTCATATGGATTTATTTCTAGAGCATCGTAGTTGGCTTCACCAGCACCTGGAACAATTAGATTTGTGACACCAGTTTCATGACCGACACCTAACAGATCTTCAAATGGCACAAATTTAATGTTATTTATCTTATTTCCAGCAAAGAGATGCGACATGTATGGAGTGTTCCTATTTGGATCACCGCCCATAGAACCAAAGCATGGTCTGGCAGATCTACTACTTTTCAAAGCATCCTTCCATAATGTGACATGAGGACCTCTTGTTAAGGCAACTAGTCCAGTGTCCGAAATTGATACGTTGGTACCTGGAGTTGGAAGATTTTCTATAGTATGAAGTTCTCTAAAGTTCCTAATATCccatattttcattgatttatCTTTGCCTGTTGTGACCATGTAGTAACCGCTTCTATCTACCGCTATACTATTTATTGGTCCTCTTGCTGATAATAATTGTACTAGAGGTTGAGGCATTGAAGGTGACCAAAGTGTCACCGTACCATTACTGTGACCTAGATGCATTACTGCATTCCATGGATTTTGTGTCATCGCCGTCGTTGGGCCTAGTTTTGTGCGTAATTCTGATACCATTTGACCTGTGGAAACATCGTGGTACTTCAACCAACCTGTTTCACCAGCTGTGGCAAGTAAATAATGGTATGGTAAAAATTCCAAATGTCTTGCTTCAACATGCTGTTTAAGACGATGTAGTTCTACACCTTCGTGATCATAAATAAATGTGTACTTCTTTTGTGCTACGGCAAAGAACTGCTCAGTTTGTAAATATGTTGCAGCATGGCAtgtttcattcaaattcaattctgCTCGTAGTTCACCCTTTCTCCAATCCATTGATGCGACATGACCTCTGCGACCGGAGATTAATAAATGGGTACCATTTCTGGAGTAATTTATATGGTATGGGccaaattctttcaatgataaatCTAATGCTTTATTTGCCGTGCTGACGTCGACACTACTTTTAATTTCTCTTTGGCTAACTTTAAATGtcttttccatttcatcTTCGGCTTCCAAGAACCCAGCACTTTCTGGAAGTAGGTATTCAGTGGCTGCAGCTGAAGAAACGGCTCTCGTGTATTGATCATCGATTCTCTTTAAACCCGCTTTCAACTTCTTATCTcttgttttatttttgaattttcctCCAGGTCTTTCGAACCTTTTCTGATTATCTCTGGGCTTGACAGCCTTCTTGACATTCGAATTTGATTTAGCCATGTTTAAAGTCCCCTCTATCGTCAATGGCTTTGTCCTCATCTATAGTAAAGAAAGCGATGAgcttaaaatttcaagatatttcggaaaatttttttactgTCCAAACATCgagaggaaaagaaagatcACGTGAGCAAGAGacaccattattattactatgCTAAATGATGTTAAAATATCCTGCTGAGTGGCAGCTTGATGGTTGGGCTACTCCTGAGGGAATGGTGAAGCGTTTGCTTTGCCTCTATATGAAGCTtcagtttttcaaaatgcTGTCGCTGATTTCTAAGTAGGTGCAGGTGCACATGCCAGATTTAGAGTGGTTTGTAAGTATGATACTGTGCactttcttttatatatctattatatatacatcAGTAATCCCAACACTACAAGTACGAAGCAGATATCGGCAACAAATGTCGATAGCACATCAACATATTGCAATGCTGTGACGACTTTACCCTTTAAATTTGGAATTGGTATAATTCCCTCCGGAACCATAGAGACCATTTGAACTATCTTACTGGTACTATGTAGCGtgttaattttattttcagcTTCGATAGATTGAAGTCTTTGGTAGTATACTGAGATAGCAACGATCTCGAATGAGGTGAATACcatgaaaaaatttgatggcATTGTTAAGAAGGATAATGACTCAGGTAAACAACTTACGTTGAACTTTGCATTTCTGGTAACTAAGTATGTGTAAGGGAACAAAAAGCAAACCCACTTGAAAAGCATTGTCATATATTTCAACCTATTGACACGATAGTCGTGGTAAGCTAACATGGCTTGATCGGCTGGAGCCATGGATTCTGTAGATTTATCAGCGTCACCCTCCCCAGATTTCATTGAGCGCAGTAATGAGAACAAGTCTGGTGTAGATTCGTTACTCTCATCTGCATTTGccaatttctttaaaatttccAGTTGAGGATCATTACTAGTGCTGTCACTGGAAGCGGTTTTCATCTGCGAGGAAGCATCACTGCTGGAAGGAATCGATGGAGTAGTGTCTTTGCTATTTGGTCTTGATCTAGCAGTCTTCATTTCAATAGGAGAATCGGTACTTAAATGGCTATCGGCCTGACCGgtaattttattcaatctACTTGAAGCACCACCATTACTGAACTTCTGTTGTCTTCTTTCTCTTAAAATACGACGTTTCTCCGCCTCACTCAATTCGCTCATTGATATATACTTGATAGTAGTGATGTCTTTCAGTTAACTACGTTCTATGTCAAGTTAAAACTTGGTCTTATTCTATTAGGTgttactttcaaattttgaaaattttgtcgCGCCTTGAATAAGTAATTGATACTTTAGCAATGAGATGAGATATGCGCAATAGCTAGTGGTACATTGTGAGAGTTCTGAAGACCACTCGATGTACTAGATATTCCTATAGGCTGATATTTAGAAGTAATTATTCCACTTAGTGCGGTTATACGTGTTACTATGCGAGTGGCTGACAAGAGAGAGGCGAAAAGAAGACATATAAGAAGTAAGAAACATGGGAAGAGGTCCAAAAATTCGATTAAGTCTGAGCGTCACATAGATaatgaagagaagaaaCACAAAGCAAAATGCAAAATATGTCTTAGTGACACACATCGGACTAAAACCTGTCCTCGATCGCTATGTAAAGATTGTGGCATGATGAGAGGCCGTCATGTGGACTTTGGCAAAAGTAAAATATGCAACAATGTCTCAGTGAGGCATTATAGCTCCAGTATAGAGGATGAAATG encodes:
- the ICP55 gene encoding aminopeptidase (similar to Saccharomyces cerevisiae YER078C; ancestral locus Anc_7.268), with protein sequence MQATYKFTYPFLKLSPLIRRRYLSTYATQPFVQRKRSPITAGQSIHETRPFLLRPGELTIGIQSIEYNDRRRKLVSKMDNNSCIVIQSNELQFASGAVFYPFQQDNDFYYLSGWNEPNSVLIIERLSDNLDFNFTMLVPGKDKFIEQWEGNRTGEEGAMEIFNADEAFDIKHSLNSVLSDVFARNKTIYFNDKGNNSGNSQAIAKILNESSFGQNKNLKNYKKILGELRKIKSPAELKIMRAAGKISGKAYNQAFARKFRNERTLAAFLENKFLSGGCTKSAYIPVVASGSNSLCIHYTRNDDVMFDDEMVLVDASGAIGGYCSDISRTWPVNGNFTQPQKDLYQAVLNVQKQCIELCKASNNYSLDDIHQRSVSLMGQELKNLGIANLKNWDVESLYPHYIGHNLGLDVHDVPEASRFDKLQVGQVITIEPGLYIPDDDSVPAYFRNIGIRIEDDIAIGQDTYRNLTVEAVKEIIDLETIMSNGATLSKFDDDVIDPLSIE
- the AIM9 gene encoding Aim9p (similar to Saccharomyces cerevisiae YER080W; ancestral locus Anc_7.271); protein product: MFKRSSSRLGYSLLRSRAQVCVKASLGNSGVLLKRFVSTEPEKVFSKITDENDSQREGIFKYSWGSWLVNNEFEREKRTTRFSIEGLSSVVNDLYKDVMNFKTDASKKLIFKPNSTVTLADNASAALLDRLNAKEGLVQIKTIASIHEGKHHRIYKISTSVPSESFILRIPYTKIDQTATDYIPNRIKSEVATMDFIANKAKNLTIPKVYSYSTTPENPLKWPYILEEYIEGDLLMKKWDPLVDDDPNGKPPSDKLKNIIDIVADLHKEINSIKFETKDILGGGSIYFKDDIDPKLTTGSIIDDKWVIGPVMERAFWRKKESMKGIKSEFLGPWNKIGSEMDLVKNLGAIELENAKIRLLETADSELKEMINGQVQSFENLIKLAPKLFSSSNSKIPNIKDLLRPTLFHPDLDPMNIIVNKTTGKRVLLDFEGSVIKPFILQSSPRFVEYNGPKIYNIKNDVPDFEKMNENEKAQYLFIYKRTRNEYLWENALNERLPTLITSMAPPIKLLRSPYIFAAERKTEDGYLLIDESLIQLKQVWSELFKHRLVQSKDIPITMTDEQIKKHVQDMNKLNDKLMKNPFAATQGWIPQDMFDNLLKAGMLVKDKDGNYTTKLVK
- the SER3 gene encoding phosphoglycerate dehydrogenase SER3 (similar to Saccharomyces cerevisiae SER3 (YER081W) and SER33 (YIL074C); ancestral locus Anc_7.273) — encoded protein: MAAYEINNLQNDFQQSLALSGSPGVVSTSPTQSFMNTLPRRLSVSKQQKVLKPFSTGDMKILLLENVNQTAIEIFKGQGYQVEFHKGSLPETELIEKIKDVHAIGIRSKTKLTANVLQHAKNLVVIGCFCIGTNQVDLDFAAKKGIAVFNSPFSNSRSVAELVIAEIISLARQLGDRSIELHTGTWNKVSARCWEVRGKTLGIIGYGHIGSQLSVLAEAMGMHVIYYDIVTIMPLGTAKQVPTLDELLRKADFVSLHVPESPETKDMISAPQLAAMKDGAYLINASRGTVVDIPSLVAAMKVGKIAGTALDVFPNEPRKNGAGTYNDELNGWTSELISLPNVILTPHIGGSTEEAQTAIGMEVATSLTKYINEGNSVGSVNFPEVSLKALDYDQENTVRALYIHQNVPGVLKIVNNILSDHNIDKQFSDSCGEIAYLIADISSVNQSDIKEIYEQLNQTSAKISIRLLY
- the UTP7 gene encoding Utp7p (similar to Saccharomyces cerevisiae UTP7 (YER082C); ancestral locus Anc_7.275), which produces MAKSNSNVKKAVKPRDNQKRFERPGGKFKNKTRDKKLKAGLKRIDDQYTRAVSSAAATEYLLPESAGFLEAEDEMEKTFKVSQREIKSSVDVSTANKALDLSLKEFGPYHINYSRNGTHLLISGRRGHVASMDWRKGELRAELNLNETCHAATYLQTEQFFAVAQKKYTFIYDHEGVELHRLKQHVEARHLEFLPYHYLLATAGETGWLKYHDVSTGQMVSELRTKLGPTTAMTQNPWNAVMHLGHSNGTVTLWSPSMPQPLVQLLSARGPINSIAVDRSGYYMVTTGKDKSMKIWDIRNFRELHTIENLPTPGTNVSISDTGLVALTRGPHVTLWKDALKSSRSARPCFGSMGGDPNRNTPYMSHLFAGNKINNIKFVPFEDLLGVGHETGVTNLIVPGAGEANYDALEINPYETAKQRQEQEVRSLLNKLPADTITLDPNVLGSIDKSASNTRLTAKDLAELTVEKRDQSKENKDIPDVKPDVKGKNSGLRSFLRKKTANVIDERKLRVQKQLEKEKKARLRKQMVERGEIDEDHKDLIEEALGRFSK
- the GET2 gene encoding GET complex subunit GET2 (similar to Saccharomyces cerevisiae GET2 (YER083C); ancestral locus Anc_7.277), which codes for MSELSEAEKRRILRERRQQKFSNGGASSRLNKITGQADSHLSTDSPIEMKTARSRPNSKDTTPSIPSSSDASSQMKTASSDSTSNDPQLEILKKLANADESNESTPDLFSLLRSMKSGEGDADKSTESMAPADQAMLAYHDYRVNRLKYMTMLFKWVCFLFPYTYLVTRNAKFNVSCLPESLSFLTMPSNFFMVFTSFEIVAISVYYQRLQSIEAENKINTLHSTSKIVQMVSMVPEGIIPIPNLKGKVVTALQYVDVLSTFVADICFVLVVLGLLMYI